One stretch of Lysobacter sp. KIS68-7 DNA includes these proteins:
- a CDS encoding amidohydrolase family protein, whose amino-acid sequence MSKQRLDVHHHFLPPEFVADLAARGAKWTGGPKIPEWNLDLARETMARNGIAQAVGSVVPGVYWGDIAAAVHWARHANEYMARIVQDEPSRFGAFAAMPLPDTHAACRELEYALDVLKLDGVQIMSSVGVQYPGDPDFEEFFQELDRRKAIVHIHPSTVVPGSIVPKLDIPWGVVEFVMDTTRAVANLIYSGTMERYPNIRFIVSHAGGTIPYITMRMELSAMLGVGDVPKGVEHYMKQLYFDTALSTHPATLAALTTLARPGHLLYGSDWPMMPEMTVVHENKALDASPVLDAAMSYAIERGNAEALFPRLAKAAQKAA is encoded by the coding sequence ATGAGCAAGCAACGCCTCGACGTCCACCACCATTTCCTCCCGCCGGAGTTCGTCGCCGACCTCGCCGCACGCGGCGCGAAGTGGACCGGTGGCCCCAAGATTCCCGAATGGAACCTCGACCTCGCGCGCGAAACGATGGCGCGCAACGGCATCGCGCAGGCCGTGGGATCGGTCGTCCCCGGCGTGTACTGGGGCGACATCGCCGCCGCGGTGCATTGGGCGCGCCACGCGAACGAGTACATGGCGCGCATCGTGCAGGACGAGCCCTCGCGCTTCGGCGCGTTCGCCGCGATGCCCCTGCCCGACACGCATGCGGCCTGCCGCGAACTCGAGTACGCACTCGATGTGCTCAAGCTCGACGGCGTGCAGATCATGAGCAGCGTCGGCGTGCAGTACCCCGGCGACCCGGATTTCGAAGAGTTCTTCCAGGAACTCGACCGCCGCAAGGCCATCGTGCACATCCACCCGAGCACCGTCGTGCCGGGCAGCATCGTGCCGAAGCTCGACATCCCGTGGGGCGTGGTGGAGTTCGTGATGGACACCACGCGCGCGGTCGCCAACCTGATCTACAGCGGCACCATGGAGCGCTATCCGAACATCCGGTTCATCGTGTCGCACGCCGGCGGCACCATTCCCTACATCACGATGCGCATGGAACTGAGTGCGATGCTGGGTGTCGGCGACGTGCCGAAGGGCGTGGAGCACTACATGAAGCAGTTGTACTTCGACACCGCGCTGTCCACGCATCCGGCGACGCTCGCGGCGCTGACCACGCTGGCCCGGCCCGGCCACCTGCTGTACGGCAGCGATTGGCCGATGATGCCGGAGATGACGGTGGTGCACGAGAACAAGGCGCTGGACGCGAGCCCGGTGCTCGACGCGGCCATGTCGTACGCGATCGAACGCGGGAACGCAGAAGCCTTGTTCCCGCGCCTTGCGAAGGCCGCGCAGAAGGCGGCCTGA
- a CDS encoding amidohydrolase, translated as MDNLRISLVQGDTRWHDPAANRDYYGHLLAPLHQTTDLVLLPETFTSGFSNDAISQAETMDGPTIAWLREQSKAIDAAICGSVQIRDGKGVYNRLCFVTPDGELKTYDKRHLFRYAKEHERYAAGRDRITVEWKGWRICPLVCYDLRFPVFSRNRFDVERKGGLDYDLLLYVANWPSARAHAWNLLLRARAVENLCFVAGLNRVGTDGNGLHYSGESAVIDFQGRAMSECADEEVVVTTTLPARELLAHREHFPAMFDADAFELR; from the coding sequence TTGGACAACCTTCGTATTTCGCTGGTGCAGGGCGACACGCGTTGGCACGACCCCGCGGCCAACCGCGACTACTACGGCCACCTGCTCGCACCGCTGCACCAGACCACCGACCTCGTGCTGCTGCCGGAAACCTTCACCAGCGGCTTCAGCAACGACGCGATCTCGCAGGCCGAAACGATGGACGGCCCGACGATCGCGTGGCTGCGCGAACAGTCGAAGGCGATCGACGCGGCGATCTGCGGCAGCGTGCAGATCCGTGACGGCAAGGGCGTCTACAACCGCCTGTGCTTCGTCACGCCCGATGGCGAACTGAAGACCTACGACAAGCGCCACCTGTTCCGTTACGCGAAGGAGCACGAACGCTACGCCGCCGGCCGCGACCGCATCACCGTCGAATGGAAGGGTTGGCGCATCTGCCCGCTGGTCTGCTACGACCTGCGCTTCCCGGTGTTCTCGCGCAACCGCTTCGACGTCGAACGCAAGGGCGGGCTCGACTACGACCTGTTGCTGTACGTCGCGAACTGGCCGTCGGCGCGCGCGCATGCCTGGAACTTGTTGCTGCGCGCGCGTGCGGTGGAAAACCTGTGCTTCGTCGCCGGCCTCAACCGCGTGGGCACCGACGGCAACGGCCTGCATTACTCGGGCGAGAGCGCTGTCATCGATTTCCAGGGTCGCGCGATGAGCGAATGCGCGGACGAGGAGGTCGTGGTGACGACGACGCTCCCCGCCCGCGAACTGCTCGCGCATCGCGAGCACTTCCCCGCGATGTTCGACGCCGACGCGTTCGAACTGCGCTGA
- a CDS encoding pyridoxal phosphate-dependent aminotransferase, whose protein sequence is MRVQTKLPKVGTTIFTVMSQLAMEHKAVNLGQGFPDFPVPDALVESLDRAMRAGHNQYAPMTGIPALRQAIAHKTERVYGWRPDADSEVTVTSGASEAIFDAILAVVRAGDEVIVLDPCYDCYEPAIDLAGARAVHVSLDPQTFAPDWAKVRAAVTPRTRMLMINSPHNPSGAMLSQADMREVAAIVREHDLLLLSDEVYEHIVFDGARHESALRYPELRDRTFVVSSFGKTYHCTGWKVGYCIAPPALSAEFRKVHQYNVFCTFAPAQHAFAEMIEQHPAHYDELGAFYEAKRDHFAEQLRSTRLKPLPVPGGYFQLVDYSAVSDLDDLAFCRWLTTEHGVAAIPLSPFYETPPAGQRLARLCFAKNAATLDAAIERLRRL, encoded by the coding sequence ATGCGCGTCCAGACCAAGCTGCCCAAGGTCGGCACCACCATCTTCACGGTGATGTCCCAACTGGCGATGGAGCACAAAGCGGTGAACCTCGGCCAGGGGTTCCCGGATTTCCCGGTGCCCGACGCCCTGGTCGAATCGCTCGACCGCGCCATGCGCGCCGGGCACAACCAGTACGCGCCGATGACCGGCATCCCCGCGCTGCGCCAGGCCATCGCGCACAAGACCGAGCGCGTCTACGGCTGGCGCCCGGATGCCGACAGCGAAGTGACCGTGACCTCCGGTGCGAGCGAAGCGATCTTCGACGCGATCCTCGCGGTCGTGCGCGCGGGCGACGAGGTCATCGTCCTCGACCCCTGCTACGACTGCTACGAACCGGCGATCGACCTGGCCGGCGCCCGCGCCGTGCACGTCTCGCTGGATCCGCAGACCTTCGCGCCCGACTGGGCGAAGGTGCGCGCGGCGGTCACCCCGCGTACGCGCATGCTGATGATCAACAGCCCGCACAACCCGTCCGGCGCGATGCTCTCGCAGGCGGACATGCGCGAGGTCGCGGCCATCGTGCGCGAGCACGACCTGCTGCTGCTCTCCGACGAGGTGTACGAACACATCGTCTTCGACGGCGCGCGCCATGAATCCGCGTTGCGTTATCCGGAATTGCGCGACCGCACCTTCGTCGTCTCCAGCTTCGGCAAGACCTACCACTGCACGGGCTGGAAGGTCGGCTACTGCATCGCGCCGCCGGCGCTGAGTGCCGAATTCCGCAAGGTCCACCAATACAACGTGTTCTGCACCTTCGCGCCGGCGCAGCATGCCTTCGCGGAGATGATCGAACAGCATCCGGCGCACTACGACGAACTCGGCGCGTTCTACGAGGCCAAGCGCGACCACTTCGCCGAACAGTTGCGCAGCACGCGGCTGAAGCCGCTGCCCGTGCCGGGCGGTTACTTCCAGCTCGTCGACTATTCCGCGGTGAGCGACCTGGACGATCTCGCGTTCTGTCGCTGGCTCACCACCGAACATGGCGTGGCGGCGATCCCGCTCTCGCCGTTCTACGAGACCCCGCCGGCCGGGCAGCGCCTCGCGCGCCTGTGCTTCGCCAAGAATGCGGCGACGCTGGATGCGGCGATCGAACGTCTGCGTCGGCTTTGA
- a CDS encoding DUF3293 domain-containing protein, whose product MSLQNDLRIATLLDAYYAAEYRWELDGEWRQLRIGQTAAELEAFFPKCKRFGLLSAWDPQSIPRADSVNRRADEALHTALIASGLPFRPGFCSAPNRSWREPSWVVMDMTDVDFDGLALRYGQLGTLAWQRGQPVRLRMYAAQPLTAKPRDFVDWTGRIAPARAPTGTAPSGKTGAPTR is encoded by the coding sequence ATGTCCCTCCAGAACGACCTCCGCATCGCCACCCTGCTCGACGCGTATTACGCGGCCGAGTATCGCTGGGAGCTGGACGGCGAATGGCGCCAGCTGCGCATCGGCCAGACCGCGGCCGAGCTGGAGGCCTTCTTCCCCAAGTGCAAGCGTTTCGGGCTGTTGTCGGCCTGGGACCCGCAATCGATCCCGCGCGCCGATTCGGTGAACCGTCGCGCCGACGAGGCCCTGCACACCGCGCTGATCGCCAGCGGCCTGCCCTTCCGCCCGGGTTTCTGTTCCGCCCCCAACCGCAGCTGGCGCGAGCCGAGCTGGGTGGTGATGGACATGACGGATGTCGATTTCGATGGCCTGGCCCTGCGCTACGGCCAGCTGGGCACTCTGGCCTGGCAACGCGGCCAGCCGGTGCGGCTTCGCATGTACGCGGCGCAGCCGCTGACGGCCAAGCCGCGCGATTTCGTCGACTGGACGGGCCGCATCGCCCCGGCCCGCGCGCCGACGGGGACCGCGCCCTCCGGCAAGACCGGCGCACCGACCCGGTAG
- the ccmA gene encoding heme ABC exporter ATP-binding protein CcmA — protein MSTPPPLLAARGLRFARNEQPVFGPLAFSVDAGEALLVQGDNGAGKTTLLRVLAGLLRADEGTIDIDGRPAAPGLRARAIAYLGHLPALKADLTALENLHFLCGLHGRRKGQLPEHALAIVGLAGYEDTLARQLSAGQKKRLSLARLWLAPAPLWLLDEPYANLDLEGINLVNRMVQAHLREGGAVLLTTHGAYAAPPVRTRMLQLERAA, from the coding sequence ATGTCCACGCCTCCGCCGCTGCTCGCCGCACGCGGCCTGCGCTTCGCGCGCAACGAACAACCGGTCTTCGGCCCCCTCGCGTTCTCCGTCGACGCGGGCGAGGCCCTGCTGGTGCAAGGCGACAACGGCGCGGGCAAGACCACGCTGCTGCGCGTGCTCGCCGGCCTGCTGCGCGCCGATGAAGGCACGATCGATATCGACGGCCGCCCCGCGGCGCCGGGCCTGCGCGCCCGCGCCATCGCCTACCTCGGCCACCTGCCGGCGCTGAAGGCGGATCTCACGGCACTGGAGAACCTGCATTTCCTGTGCGGCCTGCACGGCCGTCGCAAGGGGCAGCTGCCCGAGCATGCGCTGGCGATCGTGGGCCTGGCCGGTTACGAGGACACGCTCGCGCGACAACTCTCGGCCGGGCAGAAGAAGCGTTTGTCGCTCGCCCGCCTCTGGCTCGCACCCGCGCCGCTCTGGCTGCTCGACGAGCCCTACGCCAACCTGGACCTGGAAGGCATCAACCTCGTGAACCGCATGGTGCAGGCGCACCTGCGCGAAGGCGGCGCGGTCCTGCTGACCACGCACGGCGCCTATGCGGCGCCGCCGGTGCGCACGCGCATGCTGCAGCTGGAGCGCGCCGCATGA
- the ccmB gene encoding heme exporter protein CcmB: protein MMASAARALIARDARLLWRRRGDALQPALFALLVVVLFALALGGEARALERVAAPVLWLAALLAGLLALDTLFRGDAEDGSLEQWMLAPVPLSWLVLVRTFMHWATTALPLLIATPLLGELLHLPREQLPVLLGSLALGTPLLSLLGAVVAALTVGMRRSGILVALLALPLYVPVLVFGAGSVAVAAQGLDATAPLLLLGAGLVLALVLAPLAAAAAIRIALT, encoded by the coding sequence ATGATGGCGTCGGCGGCCAGGGCCCTGATCGCCCGCGACGCGCGCCTGTTGTGGCGCCGCCGCGGCGATGCGCTGCAGCCGGCGCTGTTCGCCTTGCTGGTGGTCGTGCTGTTTGCGCTCGCGCTCGGGGGCGAGGCGCGTGCGCTGGAACGCGTTGCCGCGCCGGTGTTGTGGCTCGCGGCCCTGCTCGCCGGCCTGCTCGCACTCGATACGCTGTTCCGCGGCGACGCCGAGGACGGCTCGCTCGAGCAATGGATGCTGGCCCCGGTGCCGCTGTCCTGGCTCGTGCTGGTGCGCACCTTCATGCATTGGGCGACCACCGCCCTGCCCCTGCTCATCGCCACGCCCCTGCTCGGCGAACTCCTGCACCTGCCGCGCGAACAGCTGCCCGTCCTCCTGGGCTCGCTCGCGCTGGGCACCCCCCTCCTCAGCCTCCTCGGCGCGGTCGTCGCAGCGTTAACTGTCGGCATGCGTCGCTCCGGTATCCTTGTCGCGCTGCTCGCGCTGCCGCTGTACGTGCCCGTGCTGGTGTTCGGCGCAGGCAGCGTCGCGGTCGCGGCGCAGGGACTGGATGCCACCGCACCGTTGTTGCTGCTCGGCGCAGGCCTCGTGCTCGCGCTCGTGCTGGCACCGCTCGCCGCCGCTGCCGCGATCCGCATCGCACTGACCTGA